Below is a window of Tolypothrix bouteillei VB521301 DNA.
AAGCCAATCACACTCATCAGCCCTACGACACTCATGGCAATGAAAGCACCCGTAACCCATCCCTCTAGAGAGACTTCACATTGATCTAAAATTCCATCAACGCGCCGTCGATAAAAAGAAGGAAACACCCTGACAAAAACTTTGCGGTAAGCCAAAGGATCGGATAAAAACATCCCTGTTAAAACTAAAACCAGCAAAATCTTCAGTACAACTTCCAAAGAACCTGAGACAAAAGCGAAGGAACTTCCTACCACACGGTTAATTATGGGCTGTGCTTCTTTAATTAAGGTATTAATGTCAGGTATATACTGAGTCAGTTGTTGGGGAAGGCGATCTCTCAATTGATCCAACCAGGTATTAAAAAGCTCCAATCCTCTGGGAACTTGTTTTGTCAGTTCTTGAAATTGGTCGGCAAATGGTGGCACAATCAGCCAGAAAAAGCTGATGACTAGAGCGATAAAGACACCAACAGAAAGCAGTACAGAGATTCCGCGTTTGAGCCCTAACTGTTGGAATCGTCGAGCCAAACGATTTAAGGTAGTTGCCAATACAACTGCAGCAAATATCAGTAACAGAGCTTCCCGAATTTGCCATAAAATATACAAAGCAAGAACGATGGCAAGTAAGCCAATCCACTGACCTAAATTCACGCCTGACTCCTGGCTCCTCACGAGCTGCGGTACCTTGAAGCAGTTAGTTTTCCAATTATCAGCTTTTTGCTGACAGCTTGCAAACAAGCTAGCTGATTCTAGCAAGTTCTGTGCTTTCAGGTTGATAAGCTAATTTTGTTTTTGCTTCCAGAGTAAAAGACCCGCCATGATGACCGATGGCAAGAAAACGATAATCAAAGCATTGGTCACTGTTGCTGGAATGAGCGGACTTCCAGGAGCGTACTTAATCAAAACAGAGAGCAAGGCAGAGAAGAAGAATACCTTAAACACAAATCCAAGCTGATTTTGCATAATCATGGCACAAGTACGGCAATTTGTATTGATTTTGTCGTGAAGATACTAAATAGGAGCCGAGCACCCTGTCTTTACAATAATGGTTAATGGTTAGTAGGAACAATATAAGAATGCCAGTAGAAACTAATAAAAAACGTCAAATCAAACCACCAAGGATACGTCAATTTGGTGGTAGCTTGTTGATTCTTTTGACTCTTCTTTTATTACTTAACTTTATTGTTCCCAACTTTTTTGGTCCTAGGTTACCACAGGTACCCTACAGCGACTTTATCACCCAGGTACAAGCAGGTAAGGTCGATCGCGCAATTGTGGGTAATGAGAGCATTGAGTATGTACTTAAAACTCAAGACTCGGATGGGAAACCAGTTCAACAGGTACTTGGTACAACACCAATTGCGATCGACTTGGACTTACCAAAAATTCTTCGTGACAATCATGTAGAGTTTGCTGCACCACCACCCAACCAAAATGGTTGGATTGGAACTCTCCTCAGTTGGGTTGCGCCACCGTTAATTTTCTTTGGGATTTGGGGCTTTCTACTCAATCGTCAGGGAGGTGGTCCCGCAGCGCTTACAGTAGGTAAAAGCAAAGCTCGGATTTATTCGGAAGGCAGCACTGGTGTAAAATTTATTGATGTTGCTGGTGTTGATGAAGCTAAAGCTGAATTAGAAGAAATTGTTGATTTTCTCAAAAATGCCGATAAATACACTCGATTGGGAGCCAAAATTCCCAAAGGTGTTTTGCTTGTAGGACCTCCAGGAACGGGTAAAACACTCCTAGCAAAAGCCATTGCTGGTGAAGCTGCTGTACCTTTCTTTAGCATTTCTGGCTCTGAGTTTATCGAACTCTTTGTTGGTGTGGGTGCTGCACGAGTGCGCGATCTCTTTGAGCAAGCCAAGCAACAAGCTCCGTGTATTGTCTTTATTGATGAATTAGATGCACTGGGTAAGTCTCGCGGCGGTGCTAGTCCTTTCAGTGGTGGTAACGATGAGCGGGAACAAACCCTCAACCAGCTACTTACTGAAATGGATGGTTTTGATGCCAACACGGGTGTTATTATCATTGCTGCCACCAACCGTCCTGAAGTTCTCGATGCAGCATTGCGCCGTCCGGGTCGTTTTGACCGTCAGGTTGTTGTCGATCGCCCTGACAAAATTGGTCGAGAAGCGATTCTTAAAGTTCATGCCAGAAATGTCAAGTTGTCTGAAGATGTGGATTTGGGGAACATCGCTATTAAAACACCAGGATTTGCTGGTGCAGATTTAGCGAATCTTGTCAATGAGGCTGCGCTCCTGGCTGCACGCCAAAATCGACAGGCGGTGATAATGGCTGACTTTAATGAAGCGATTGAGCGTGTTGTCGCTGGTTTGGAAAAACGCTCTCGCGTGTTGAATGAAACAGAGAAGAAAACAGTTGCGTATCATGAAGTGGGTCATGCCATTATCGGTGCTTTAATGCCCGGTTCTGGTAAAGTTGAGAAAATCTCTGTTGTGCCTCGCGGTGTAGGAGCGTTGGGTTATACAATCCAGATGCCGGAAGAAGATCGCTTCTTGATGATAGAAGATGAAATTCGAGGTCGCATTGCAACCCTGTTGGGTGGACGCTCTGCTGAAGAAACTGTTTTTGGTAAGGTGTCAACTGGTGCAAGTGATGACATTCAAAAGGCGACTGACTTGGCTGAACGTTATGTCACTTTGTATGGGATGAGCGATCGTTTGGGTCCTGTGGCGTTTGAGAAGATTCAACAACAGTTTCTGGAAGGTTACGGTAACCCGCGTCGTTCCATTAGCCCAAAAGTCGCGGAAGAAATTGACCGTGAGGTGAAGCAAATTGTGGATAATGCCCACCATATTGCTTTGACTATTCTGCATGAAAATCGGGAGCTATTGGAGCAAACAGCACAGGAATTATTGCAAAAAGAAATTCTCGAAGGTAGCACATTGCGGGAACGTCTTGCTCTGGCAAAAGTACCTGCTGAGTTAGGTGAATGGTTGCGGAGTGGGAAAATATCTGAGGATAAGCCTTTGATGCAAACGCTGTTGGTTTAGGTTTTTTAAGCGCACCCCCGACGCAGACGGACGCAGATAGTTTTCTGTTTCATCTGCGTTTTTTGAAGTTTGTAATTTTGTATTTGAAAGCGATTGCCAAGTCGGATTGCGATCGCTTTTTATTTTATATGCGGTATTAATCAACGAGGTCTAAGAGCTATGAAGCTTATTTTATCTGCATCTTAGCCCTTTTATCGCCCCTTCAGAATTTTTTCTCCTTTCTCTTCAATTAGTGGGTTGCTACCTCAATTTGTAACAAGAAGTAGCAGCCCACTTAACTATATTTTCTATAACCAAGAAACGAGGACATAAAAGCAAGACCGTATCTGTATTCACTTAGACTTTTTACATAAAATTTAACAACAATAAATATTGAAATTATATTATTTAGTGTATTTACTTAAATATCAAAAAAAGCTATTATTTAGCTCTAATAAATCTTTGATAAAATAACATGAATAATAGATGCATATCGACCAGATACTTGCACGCGGTATTGGCTGGGTTTCTGGGAAGTATGGTATTGGCTATATTGAGCCACAAAACCCTTGCTCAAAGTTATATTGTGCCAGATAATACTTTAGGCAATGAATCTTCTCAAATTATATTTAACTTTAGATATGGTGAATTACCATCTGAAATAATTACTGGAGGTGCGACTCGTGGAATTAATCTATTCCACAGTTTTCAAGAATTTAATGTCAGAGCAGGTAGAGGAGCATATTTTTACGTTCCTAACCCCAATATTCAAAATATTTTCGCACGGGTAAGTGGTAATAATCCCTCGGAAGTTTTAGGTGTACTTGGTACGAGCGCAGCATCTGAACCTAATTTATATTTAATAAATCCCAATGGTATTTTTTTTGGTAAAAATGCTCAACTAGATGTCACTGGTTCATTTGTAGCCACTACAGCCAACGCTATTCAATTCCCTGGTGGTGCTGAATTTTCTCGAAATTCAGCCGTTACACCTCAAAACAAATTACTCAGTGTAAATCCGACAGCCTTCTTATTTAATCAAATTGCAAATCAACGTACAAACTCAATTGAACATCGTGGTTATTTAGAAGTCCCTGAAAATAAAAATTTAATACTGCTGGGGGGTAATATTGCGCCTACACAACAATCTACGGGGAATATCTTAACGGACGGTGGAACTCTTTTAGGTGGGCGTGTAGAGATTGGTGGATTAAATGCACCGGGAACTATAGGACTCACAGTTGATGGTAATAAATTAGCTTTAAGTTTCCCTCAAGATACTAAGAAGCCAGATATTTCATTGCAAAATGGATCTGTTATATATGGATTTGGAGATAGAGATACACGAGATATTGTAGTTAATGCAAATAATTTTAATCTAATTAACTTTAGTGGTTTAATAACCTTGACAAATCCCGAACAACTAAGTTCAGAAACTCAAACAGGTAATATTTATATTAATGCCATTGGCAGTGTGAATATAGTTAAAGATAGTACGATTAGAAATTTTGCTTTCACGCTTACAAATGCTCCTAGTATTAATATTACTGCTCAATCTTTGAATATTCAAGGTAGTAAAATTGATATAGCTAGTAATCCCAGTAATCCAGGAAGTATTAATTTACTAATAAAAGATACAATTTCACTATTTGGTAAAGATATTGATGGCAAATCTAGTGTAATCTATAGCTACCTTGGAGATTTGGTACAAAATAACTCAGGATTAATAAATATCATCAAAAGCAGTAATATTAACATTCAAGCAACAAATCTTTTCCTGGCAGATGGTGCAAGTATATTAGCAGGTAGTGTCGATCGGGGCAATGTTGGAGGAGATATTACTATCAAAGCCTTCAATGCAGTTACTTTACAAGATAAAGCAAGAATAGCAACATTTAACAATATAGACTATCCCACAGGAAATATATCAATTATTAGCAATTCCTTAGCTCTCAATAATAATTCTCTTATTTTTACTGAAAATCTGGATACTGGTAATGCAGGAGATATCAACATTGTCAGCCAAAATGTCAATATAGATAAATCTCGCATAATTTCCGGTTCAGAATCGTCTGGTAAAGTTGCTAACGCAGGTAATATTAACATTGATACCGCAAAAATTATTTTAACCAATAGTGGATTTGTAAGAACCGAGTCTAATAATTTGAATCCCGGAGTAAGCACCAAACGTAGGGGTAATATTAATGTTAAAGCTAGTGAGTTAATAAAAATAGATGCTCAAGACCCAATGGCACTTGCGGATCAAGGTACCGGTTTTATCACACGTATCGGGAGTAGTAGGAGTTCTGGAGATATCACATTAAGCACTAAAAATTTGATTGTGAGAGATGGTGGTACAATTAATACGGGCTTTAGTAATAATTTAGGTGGTAATACTGGTAATATAAAAATTGATGCTTCTGAATCAATTCAATTATATAGCTCTGGTAATTATCTGAGTACTATATCATCCACTCTGATAAACAACGATGACACATCTTTTGTCAGTAAAAATGGTAATCTAAATATTAATACTAACCGTTTATATCTCCAAGGAGGGCAGATTTTATCAGCTAATCTTGGTCAGGGAAATGCAGGTAATATCTTAATTTTTACTAATGATAGTGTTTTTATTAAGAAAGGAGATATTGTCTCTGGTAAGATTGGTATAGGTAATGGAGGAAATATTTCTATTTTCAGTAATGATGCCGTAACTGTGGAAAACGGAAGTATATCATCTTCCACTGCGGGACAGGGAAATGCAGGAAATCTTGATATTCAAACAAGAAAACTGAATGTAAGTAACCAGGGTGTAATTAGTTCAGAAGTTATTAAATTCCCAGAACTTTTAATGGGTGGAAAAGGTAAGGCTGGAACTATTCGTATTGACGCCGCTGATGCAGTGATTGTTTCCGGATCGGATACCGACACAGGTAGGGCTGCAACAATAAGTACGGCAACCAGAGTAGGAGCAACTGGTCAGGGTGGAGATATTATTATCAATACAGGTCTTTTTCGTTTAGAAAATGGCGGGCTTGTCAGAGCAGATACTGAAAACTCCAGCAACGGAGGTAATATGACTATTAATGCTCGCTTATTTGAAGCTTTCACTGGTGGAATAGTTTCTTCATTAACTACTGGCAGTGGTAAAGCTGGTAATATCACTATCAATACTGCCAATGATATCACTATTTCTGGGATCAACTCAAAGACGGGCTTTGTTGCGGGTTTACTTACAGGCACAACTCCCAACTCTAGCGGTAATGGTGGGGAAATTTTTCTCACTGCAAATAATTTGAATCTCACTGAAGAAGCGCAGATTTCTGCACGCAGTCAGGGGCTGGGCGATGCAGGTAATATCAACATTAAACTTAGAGAAAATTACATTGCTAATAACGGGACTATCAGTGCTAATGCTAAAGAATCTGGTGGTGGTAATATTGATATCACTGCGAGAAGAATAACTTTGCGAAATGACAGCGATATCCGCACTGAGTTGTCCAGTGGTAACGGTAAAGGTGGTAATATTTTCCTCACTGCCGATACAATCATTACTTTAGAAGATAGCGACATTCTTGCTTTTGCACCAGAAGGGCAAGGTGGCAATATTGCATTTAACACTCGTGCTGTGTTTAATGATTCTCTCTATAAACCTATACAACTAGCATCTGATAGAAATAGCTTGCAATCCCTCAATAATAATGGACGCTCTGATATTAACGCCAGTGGTGCAATTGCAGGAAATATTATTGGTGTGCCTGATATTAGCTTTATCCAAAATGGTCTCACAGAATTACAAACCAATCCCATTGATACTAACACCTTAATTGCTAACAGTTGCATTGCTCGCAGTTCCAAACAAGAAGGCAGTTTTACTATTACGGGGACTGGTGGTTTACCAAATCGTCCTGGTGAAGCTATGGCTTCTAATTATCCCACAGGCGATGTGCAGAGTGTCACGAATAGCAGTGCAGTTAATTCGTGGAAAAAAGGCGACCCAATTATAGAACCACAAGGGGTGTATCGATTAACTAATGGGAATTTGGTGATGAGTCGCGAATGTCGTTGATGTGAAAGCTGGCATATAAATAATTGAGAATAGGTGGCAAGAACCTAAAAAACTAAGTGGACATAAATTCCTATTATCAAGCGTTTAGCAATCCTTTTAAGGATGTAATCCCAAAAGCACCTGCTGAGTTGGGTGAATGGTTGCGGAGTGGGAGGATATCTGAGGATAAGCCTTTGATGCAAACTCTGTTGGTTTAAGTGTTTGAATCGCACCCCCAACGCAGATCTATACTATTTTATCGGCGTTTTCCAAAGGTTGTCATTTGATGCTTAATAGCGATCGCTCATTGACAAAGGCGATCGCTATTCATTTTAATCAACTCGCTTTCCAAACATTACACTGTCATATAACGTTTTTCTATAAGGGAAAGATACTCCAATTCAACTGGAGTAAACACAACCGGGCGCTCTAATAGGAGAAGTATTTCGCGTTCAAATGGATCTAAGTTACACTTTCTCAGCTTTTGCAAGCGCTTGTACACTTGTACTAGCTGGGGTTCTGTCTCCATAGGTACAATCTCAACCTGCTGGTGCTTTAAAGTGTACCTGTACATAATCATAATATCTACGTCTCGCACCCAAATATCAACTGTGCGATCGCTAACAGCACAAATCTTTCCCAATCGATTGTGGATTTGAGTGCGATGGGGAGCAACAATCTTAACTAACGCACCCTCTACTAACTGAAGATGATGGGCTATGTGGAGGTCATAATTGTGTTTGAAATGAATTCCAGAGCGAACATCGTTCTCTAATTCTTCAATGACACCAGTTGAATGAGATAACTGTGTGATTTTCAGAGACTGCTCGGCAAACAGAGGACCATTGTTCATAACTGTTCTACAGTGAGTATCTGTGTGAGTAGAGTCTGTTTTACCAATGTTAGCGGTATTAACAGTGTATGTTTGCTTTCCTCGCTGTACTTTTCTTTCTTTGTTAAGTTTTGTATCTGTGTGATTCACACAGATAGATTTTCGGAGGTGACTGACCATTTGATTGCCCACAAAACACCTTCGAGCGATCTCCCGATCGCTCCATTGACTCCACTCAGGATCGTTCAGCAGTGTGAGAATTGCCCGTCTCTTGTCTTCTCTGGAACGAGGGAGAGCAGGTTTATGGTCGGCATTGGCTCCGACTGAGTACAAAACTGCGTCACGCCTTGAGCCTTGGTAAATCGTGCAAGCGATCGCGTCAGAATCCAGATTGTGATGGGCATGCCACCGATGGAAACCATCGGCTAACCAATAGAATTCGCCGTCATAGAAAACGACGATCGGCTCTAATTGTTGTCTGTCTTCTATTTGTTCTTCTAGCAGTTTGACATGTTGCCAGTTGATAGCTGCTCTTGGCTGAGTTCCACCATCGCGTCGAATTTCATCAAGTGCTAAATACTGAGGCAAGATTTCTTGATTTTCACCAGTTGTCAATAGCAAGTTGATTGAGGTGTCCAATACTCTGTTCATGAGTTCACCTCAAAGCGATCGTGTCTTCGTGCGAGTCTGGCTTGAGCTTTTTTATTAGCTTCAAGCCCCTGGTGGTTTGGCAAAAAGTCAAACTTTGTTTTTGCTCTATGTGTCATCATGGTTATAAATCGTAAAAAACTACCGCCCCGTCCTTGTTATTGGTCGGGGTTTTTCGTCAGATTCATCAGAATTGACAAGCTCGTTTTTTTCGCAATGTCACGATGCACTCGCCTTGTTAGGGAGGACAGCGTTATGAGATTATTGATTTAGCTAGCCCGTTAGGAGCCTCACAGGATAAAAAGTGCAGTGTATGGAATTTTCACTACTGTTGTTCGATCGGCGTATCTATTATAGGAGTGCAAAATAGAAAAGTCAATTGTATAACAGATAATATAAATAGAAAGTTGATATTATTAAGGAAACAAGACCAAGCATGGCAGGGGAAAAGTACGCACCAGGAGAACATCCTAACAGCAAAGCTAATCTCATTTACCACGAAGGTAGACCCAAAGCTTTTGGTGCAAAAAAATTAAAACGAAATCTAAGTGTTACTGAAGAAGGGTGGGAAGGGCTACAGCCAATAATCAAAGAAGCTGGCT
It encodes the following:
- a CDS encoding AI-2E family transporter gives rise to the protein MNLGQWIGLLAIVLALYILWQIREALLLIFAAVVLATTLNRLARRFQQLGLKRGISVLLSVGVFIALVISFFWLIVPPFADQFQELTKQVPRGLELFNTWLDQLRDRLPQQLTQYIPDINTLIKEAQPIINRVVGSSFAFVSGSLEVVLKILLVLVLTGMFLSDPLAYRKVFVRVFPSFYRRRVDGILDQCEVSLEGWVTGAFIAMSVVGLMSVIGLSIFRVRSALALGILAGFLNLIPNLGPTLSVVPAMAIALLDAPWKVLAVFILYFIIQQVESNFITPVVMAHQVSLLPAITLISQLFFVTFFGFLGLFLALPLTVVAKIWVQEVLIKDVLDRWGKDSIRETEFVMVSGKPEEEAPEENPVDGEDRTINQ
- the ftsH gene encoding ATP-dependent zinc metalloprotease FtsH, whose protein sequence is MPVETNKKRQIKPPRIRQFGGSLLILLTLLLLLNFIVPNFFGPRLPQVPYSDFITQVQAGKVDRAIVGNESIEYVLKTQDSDGKPVQQVLGTTPIAIDLDLPKILRDNHVEFAAPPPNQNGWIGTLLSWVAPPLIFFGIWGFLLNRQGGGPAALTVGKSKARIYSEGSTGVKFIDVAGVDEAKAELEEIVDFLKNADKYTRLGAKIPKGVLLVGPPGTGKTLLAKAIAGEAAVPFFSISGSEFIELFVGVGAARVRDLFEQAKQQAPCIVFIDELDALGKSRGGASPFSGGNDEREQTLNQLLTEMDGFDANTGVIIIAATNRPEVLDAALRRPGRFDRQVVVDRPDKIGREAILKVHARNVKLSEDVDLGNIAIKTPGFAGADLANLVNEAALLAARQNRQAVIMADFNEAIERVVAGLEKRSRVLNETEKKTVAYHEVGHAIIGALMPGSGKVEKISVVPRGVGALGYTIQMPEEDRFLMIEDEIRGRIATLLGGRSAEETVFGKVSTGASDDIQKATDLAERYVTLYGMSDRLGPVAFEKIQQQFLEGYGNPRRSISPKVAEEIDREVKQIVDNAHHIALTILHENRELLEQTAQELLQKEILEGSTLRERLALAKVPAELGEWLRSGKISEDKPLMQTLLV
- a CDS encoding filamentous hemagglutinin N-terminal domain-containing protein — its product is MVLAILSHKTLAQSYIVPDNTLGNESSQIIFNFRYGELPSEIITGGATRGINLFHSFQEFNVRAGRGAYFYVPNPNIQNIFARVSGNNPSEVLGVLGTSAASEPNLYLINPNGIFFGKNAQLDVTGSFVATTANAIQFPGGAEFSRNSAVTPQNKLLSVNPTAFLFNQIANQRTNSIEHRGYLEVPENKNLILLGGNIAPTQQSTGNILTDGGTLLGGRVEIGGLNAPGTIGLTVDGNKLALSFPQDTKKPDISLQNGSVIYGFGDRDTRDIVVNANNFNLINFSGLITLTNPEQLSSETQTGNIYINAIGSVNIVKDSTIRNFAFTLTNAPSINITAQSLNIQGSKIDIASNPSNPGSINLLIKDTISLFGKDIDGKSSVIYSYLGDLVQNNSGLINIIKSSNINIQATNLFLADGASILAGSVDRGNVGGDITIKAFNAVTLQDKARIATFNNIDYPTGNISIISNSLALNNNSLIFTENLDTGNAGDINIVSQNVNIDKSRIISGSESSGKVANAGNINIDTAKIILTNSGFVRTESNNLNPGVSTKRRGNINVKASELIKIDAQDPMALADQGTGFITRIGSSRSSGDITLSTKNLIVRDGGTINTGFSNNLGGNTGNIKIDASESIQLYSSGNYLSTISSTLINNDDTSFVSKNGNLNINTNRLYLQGGQILSANLGQGNAGNILIFTNDSVFIKKGDIVSGKIGIGNGGNISIFSNDAVTVENGSISSSTAGQGNAGNLDIQTRKLNVSNQGVISSEVIKFPELLMGGKGKAGTIRIDAADAVIVSGSDTDTGRAATISTATRVGATGQGGDIIINTGLFRLENGGLVRADTENSSNGGNMTINARLFEAFTGGIVSSLTTGSGKAGNITINTANDITISGINSKTGFVAGLLTGTTPNSSGNGGEIFLTANNLNLTEEAQISARSQGLGDAGNINIKLRENYIANNGTISANAKESGGGNIDITARRITLRNDSDIRTELSSGNGKGGNIFLTADTIITLEDSDILAFAPEGQGGNIAFNTRAVFNDSLYKPIQLASDRNSLQSLNNNGRSDINASGAIAGNIIGVPDISFIQNGLTELQTNPIDTNTLIANSCIARSSKQEGSFTITGTGGLPNRPGEAMASNYPTGDVQSVTNSSAVNSWKKGDPIIEPQGVYRLTNGNLVMSRECR
- a CDS encoding ParB/RepB/Spo0J family partition protein, which gives rise to MNRVLDTSINLLLTTGENQEILPQYLALDEIRRDGGTQPRAAINWQHVKLLEEQIEDRQQLEPIVVFYDGEFYWLADGFHRWHAHHNLDSDAIACTIYQGSRRDAVLYSVGANADHKPALPRSREDKRRAILTLLNDPEWSQWSDREIARRCFVGNQMVSHLRKSICVNHTDTKLNKERKVQRGKQTYTVNTANIGKTDSTHTDTHCRTVMNNGPLFAEQSLKITQLSHSTGVIEELENDVRSGIHFKHNYDLHIAHHLQLVEGALVKIVAPHRTQIHNRLGKICAVSDRTVDIWVRDVDIMIMYRYTLKHQQVEIVPMETEPQLVQVYKRLQKLRKCNLDPFEREILLLLERPVVFTPVELEYLSLIEKRYMTV